One Micromonospora sp. FIMYZ51 genomic window carries:
- a CDS encoding dihydrofolate reductase family protein, translated as MTKVTAQLSVSLDGFYAGPRHDGNGDWITSAESHGFYRVTRWATEAMAWRERQGITGGRRDVNSEIIAESFGAAGAYVMGRRMADGGEVPWGDEPPFRAPVFVVTHRPRERVVRQGGTSFTYVTDGVASAVAQARAAAGGKDVAVAGGGSLVRQVLRAGLLDELELHVAPVVLGTGMRLLDADLGLDEFEAIELTPTRVVPDPQVTHIRYAVTGRAPLTLDSRGR; from the coding sequence GTGACAAAGGTGACCGCGCAGCTGTCGGTTTCGCTTGACGGTTTCTACGCCGGCCCACGGCACGACGGCAACGGCGACTGGATAACGTCCGCGGAGAGCCACGGCTTCTACCGGGTGACCCGCTGGGCCACCGAGGCGATGGCCTGGCGGGAACGGCAGGGCATCACCGGCGGCCGGCGCGACGTCAACTCCGAGATCATCGCGGAGTCGTTCGGCGCGGCCGGTGCGTACGTGATGGGCCGCCGGATGGCCGACGGCGGTGAGGTGCCCTGGGGCGACGAACCCCCGTTCCGCGCCCCGGTCTTCGTGGTGACCCACCGGCCCCGCGAGCGGGTGGTACGCCAGGGCGGCACCAGCTTCACCTACGTCACCGACGGGGTGGCGAGCGCGGTGGCGCAGGCCCGGGCCGCGGCGGGCGGCAAGGACGTGGCGGTGGCCGGCGGCGGCAGCCTGGTCCGGCAGGTGCTGCGCGCCGGCCTGCTCGACGAGTTGGAACTGCACGTGGCGCCGGTCGTGCTGGGCACCGGCATGCGCCTGCTCGACGCCGACCTCGGCCTGGACGAGTTCGAGGCGATCGAACTGACGCCCACCCGCGTCGTGCCCGACCCCCAGGTCACCCACATCCGGTACGCCGTAACCGGCCGCGCCCCCCTCACCCTCGACTCCCGTGGGAGGTAA
- a CDS encoding YciI family protein, which yields MKYLMLIYGNEEIWGSLPEDELATLIGNVDAFNEALRASGELVDSQGLQTRPRAVRIVEGAPVVTDGPYLEAKEYVGSYFVVDVASEQRAMEIARSYPGLRFAAGAGGGLEVWPLMTRDER from the coding sequence GTGAAGTACCTGATGTTGATTTACGGCAACGAAGAGATCTGGGGCAGCCTCCCGGAAGACGAGCTGGCCACCTTGATCGGCAACGTGGACGCCTTCAACGAGGCGCTGCGCGCCTCAGGTGAGTTGGTGGACTCGCAGGGGTTGCAGACCCGACCCCGGGCAGTGCGCATCGTCGAGGGCGCGCCGGTCGTCACCGACGGGCCGTACCTGGAGGCCAAGGAGTACGTCGGCTCGTACTTCGTGGTCGACGTGGCAAGTGAGCAGCGGGCGATGGAGATCGCCCGGTCGTACCCGGGGCTGCGGTTCGCCGCCGGGGCCGGTGGCGGTCTGGAGGTCTGGCCCCTGATGACCCGGGACGAGCGCTGA
- a CDS encoding GntR family transcriptional regulator, whose translation MEDGRPIFLQIAELLENSILDGTLAEEAQVPSTNELAAFHRINPATAAKGVNKLVDDGTLYKKRGIGMFVSSGARAKLRGRRRDDFARQYVQPLLTEARKLGIDPAELKHMIDTWEGSR comes from the coding sequence ATGGAGGACGGGCGACCGATCTTTCTCCAGATCGCGGAGCTGCTGGAGAACTCGATCCTGGACGGGACGCTGGCCGAGGAGGCGCAGGTGCCGTCCACGAACGAGTTGGCGGCCTTTCACCGAATCAACCCCGCCACCGCAGCCAAGGGCGTCAACAAGCTGGTCGACGACGGAACGCTCTACAAGAAACGAGGAATCGGGATGTTCGTCTCCTCCGGCGCCCGCGCGAAGCTGCGCGGCCGGCGTCGCGACGACTTCGCTCGGCAGTACGTCCAACCGCTGCTCACCGAGGCGCGCAAGCTCGGCATCGACCCGGCGGAACTCAAACACATGATCGACACGTGGGAGGGGTCCCGATGA
- a CDS encoding DUF4173 domain-containing protein, with product MGAAAAARAGQGTPAVPVAVQASGTPRVEAAPPAVVGGLGPAPVPGNHGPQPALPAYQMARSPYDFRRQPLPPSFLQRAWPGPAPAGDRSSVLAVLAGALGVAALVPLGRTGIGWFLGWLVLTASVTVAVWRHTERMPRAERWVRAGWAGAALALLAVLGFRNAWWLVTFCVLGALGCAALAIVDGRRLRSILFSLAAAPIAAVRGLPWVRTQVRAPGSPGSVRRVVGSVAATVVVLLVFGPLLSSADAAFSQVLGAVIPEISIGGVFRWLFLAAMGGLIAVAAVYTIAAPPDLSMVDRPSSRRVGLLEWAPPIAALTALFGGFVAVQFTVLFGGQRHVLETTGLSYAEYARSGFWQLVVVTLLTLAVLGAVTRWARRDRRVDRVLLRVMLGLLSALTVVIVVSALSRMYTYQKVYSFTGERIFVMAFELLLGAIFLMILVAGIRWRGGWIPRLAAALGVVMLLGLAVLNPEDYAARRNVARYEQTGRIDAWYLRALSADATPALAALPDPVRRCTLSWIADDLAEPDPWYAWNRGRDRARAVLDRLGPEAIGNQRDCRRADQFDLPKTRSPR from the coding sequence GTGGGTGCGGCGGCGGCAGCGCGGGCCGGACAGGGCACGCCGGCAGTGCCGGTCGCGGTGCAGGCGTCCGGCACGCCCCGGGTGGAAGCTGCGCCACCGGCGGTGGTCGGCGGGCTCGGGCCCGCACCGGTGCCGGGCAACCATGGCCCGCAGCCGGCACTGCCCGCCTACCAGATGGCCCGCTCACCGTACGACTTTCGGCGGCAACCTCTGCCGCCGTCGTTCCTACAGCGGGCGTGGCCCGGGCCCGCGCCGGCCGGTGACCGGTCCAGCGTCCTGGCCGTGCTGGCCGGCGCGCTCGGCGTGGCGGCGCTCGTGCCGCTCGGTCGTACCGGCATCGGTTGGTTTCTCGGCTGGCTGGTGCTCACCGCCAGCGTCACCGTGGCGGTGTGGCGGCACACCGAACGGATGCCCCGCGCGGAGCGCTGGGTCCGGGCCGGCTGGGCGGGTGCGGCGCTGGCGCTGCTCGCGGTGCTCGGCTTCCGCAACGCCTGGTGGCTGGTGACGTTCTGCGTGCTCGGGGCGCTGGGCTGCGCGGCGCTGGCGATCGTCGACGGTCGTCGGCTCAGATCGATCCTGTTCAGCCTGGCCGCCGCACCGATCGCAGCGGTACGCGGCCTGCCCTGGGTGCGTACCCAGGTCCGGGCGCCCGGCAGTCCCGGTAGCGTGCGCCGCGTCGTCGGGTCGGTGGCCGCCACCGTGGTCGTGCTGCTGGTCTTCGGCCCGCTGCTCTCCTCGGCCGACGCCGCCTTCTCCCAGGTGCTCGGTGCCGTCATTCCGGAGATCAGCATCGGTGGCGTGTTCCGATGGCTGTTCCTCGCGGCCATGGGCGGCCTGATCGCGGTGGCGGCCGTCTACACGATCGCCGCGCCGCCCGATTTGTCCATGGTGGACCGACCCAGCAGCCGCCGGGTCGGCCTGCTCGAATGGGCACCGCCGATCGCCGCCCTGACCGCCCTGTTCGGCGGCTTCGTCGCGGTGCAGTTCACCGTGCTCTTCGGCGGGCAGCGGCACGTGCTGGAGACCACCGGTCTCAGCTACGCCGAGTACGCCCGCAGCGGCTTCTGGCAACTGGTCGTCGTCACCCTGCTGACCCTGGCGGTGCTCGGCGCGGTGACCCGGTGGGCCCGCCGGGACCGGCGCGTCGACCGGGTGCTGCTGCGGGTCATGCTCGGCCTGCTCAGCGCGCTGACCGTGGTCATCGTGGTGTCGGCACTGTCCCGGATGTACACGTACCAGAAGGTGTACAGCTTCACCGGTGAGCGGATCTTCGTGATGGCGTTCGAGCTGCTGCTCGGTGCGATCTTCCTGATGATCCTGGTGGCCGGCATCCGCTGGCGCGGCGGTTGGATTCCGCGACTGGCGGCGGCGCTGGGGGTGGTGATGCTGCTCGGGCTGGCGGTGCTCAATCCCGAGGACTACGCGGCCCGCCGCAACGTCGCCCGGTACGAGCAGACCGGCCGGATCGACGCCTGGTACCTACGCGCGCTCTCCGCCGACGCCACGCCCGCCCTGGCCGCCCTGCCCGATCCGGTACGCCGCTGCACGCTTAGTTGGATCGCCGACGACCTGGCCGAACCGGACCCGTGGTACGCCTGGAACCGGGGCCGCGACCGGGCCCGGGCGGTGCTCGATCGGCTGGGGCCCGAGGCCATCGGCAACCAGCGCGACTGCCGCCGCGCCGACCAGTTCGACCTGCCGAAGACCCGGTCACCGCGCTGA
- a CDS encoding ABC transporter permease, translated as MNRALTVARLQFVAWPLVVGWPWGILALSFFINLALFTAMREPIEAEPTTGGLLSIYIVMLVACITTITQDFPFAIGLGVSRRSFYLGNVLQFGAQAISYAAVLYLLAVTEEATGGWGIGLRFFGLPFLLVEHPVLRFLGFAIPFLLLGFLGMAIALVFKRWGVNGMLTLGTLSLVVFGGAAVLASWRGWWPAIGEWFADQSGAALLVGYPALLAIPLAIVSWLIIRRATP; from the coding sequence ATGAACCGAGCCCTGACCGTCGCCCGGCTCCAGTTCGTCGCCTGGCCCCTCGTGGTCGGCTGGCCCTGGGGGATCCTCGCCCTCAGCTTCTTCATCAACCTGGCGCTCTTCACCGCCATGCGCGAACCCATCGAAGCCGAACCGACCACCGGTGGCCTGCTCAGCATCTACATCGTGATGCTCGTCGCCTGCATCACCACAATCACGCAGGACTTCCCGTTCGCGATCGGCCTGGGCGTCTCGCGCCGCAGCTTCTACCTCGGCAACGTCCTCCAGTTCGGGGCACAGGCGATCAGCTACGCCGCTGTGCTCTACCTGTTGGCCGTCACCGAGGAGGCGACCGGCGGCTGGGGCATTGGACTGCGCTTCTTCGGCCTGCCGTTCCTGCTGGTGGAGCACCCGGTACTGCGGTTCCTCGGCTTCGCGATCCCGTTCCTGCTGCTCGGCTTCCTGGGCATGGCCATCGCGTTGGTGTTCAAGCGGTGGGGTGTCAACGGCATGCTCACGCTCGGCACCCTGTCGCTCGTCGTGTTCGGCGGTGCGGCGGTGCTGGCCTCCTGGCGGGGCTGGTGGCCGGCGATCGGCGAATGGTTCGCCGACCAGTCCGGCGCGGCCCTGCTGGTGGGCTATCCCGCACTGCTCGCTATCCCGCTCGCCATCGTCAGCTGGCTCATCATCCGCCGCGCAACCCCGTGA
- a CDS encoding S8 family serine peptidase, which produces MRRHKRVGAAGLAAALVLGLGQPGWAAPGGGGEPGRGSGPGRGAVPAAGALDQPATVTLITGDRVTVGRADRVTIRPAKDRASIRFTTHEIGGELHVIPADAVPLIGSGVLDRRLFNVNKLIEYGYHDAARERLPMIVAYPDGAAARRGGSSLPGDEIRVDRELPAIEGAAVSAAKDDLAEVWTELTADRAADAGEIAGIERIWLDGKRRPAVDRGVQQIGAPAAYEAGFTGAGVTVAVIDSGVDLTHPDLADVVTEAVSFLPETDAVDRFGHGTHVASTIAGSGAASDGRYRGVAPDATLVSAKVCEYWCDDSAIIEAMHWAAVDKQADVINMSLGGSDGPEVDPFEEAVNTLTAQTGALFVISAGNEGPTDRTVGSPGSADAALTVGAVDRDGSLADFSSRGARVGDDAVKPDITAPGVGIVAAKAAEGVMGIPVGDHYVAESGTSMAAPHVAGAAALLAQQHPEWDATRLKAALMGSANPRPGDTAYQQGAGLVDVARAIGQPVTADPPSVSYGRTLWPHQDDEPITRTVTYRNDGTEALTLDLAWQVTGPDGKPAPEGMFRTAASQVTVPAGGTAEVAATVDTSVDGADGYYSGHLVATAGQVRTVVPVGVHREVESYNLTVNHLDSTGGPADAFFTLISGIDVPTVEVVYSAVDGAVTVRVPTGRYAVTSVIDEYDDQVRSSLLAQPELNLTRDATVSLDARKAKPIRATVPDRAARLALVQMAMVVELSDGAYGLIGVMAEDFTTIHSAQLGSQKNADHLSSMVAHQWVRPGGAGGPHLYHLGEGFPGRLPTGYRKDVRRSELATVRHELRGERVGNHVDRDMSAAFDGVYGSTFGMPVPVSDRWTEYHSTKGVAWAGSLYFEQRAEDEEYGEFRKVLFGEAQRYRAGRSYQDVWNGAPIGPTLLRTGSPSGSAARIEDVILVDIPMHGDAAGHGGISTADAERTALYRGDELIDEWTGAQEAGFGIFEVPAQPAAYRLEASARRSIAELSTEVALTWRFRSARPDGADWALLPMMVVRYAPKLDRNSAAPAGRRFDIPLRVIGNEGASVTPKRVTVQVSYDDGRTWQPAKVKAAGKNWTATVQHPRGNGYVSLRTSVADRQGNTIDQTIIRAYRLKGGAPF; this is translated from the coding sequence GTGAGGAGACACAAACGGGTCGGTGCGGCCGGGCTGGCCGCCGCTCTCGTCCTGGGGCTGGGGCAACCCGGCTGGGCCGCACCCGGTGGGGGCGGCGAGCCGGGGCGGGGCAGCGGGCCGGGTCGAGGCGCCGTGCCGGCGGCGGGGGCCCTCGACCAACCGGCCACGGTCACACTGATCACCGGGGACCGGGTCACGGTCGGCCGGGCCGACCGGGTGACGATCCGCCCGGCGAAGGACCGCGCGAGCATCCGGTTCACCACCCACGAGATCGGCGGTGAGCTGCACGTCATTCCCGCGGACGCGGTACCGCTGATCGGCTCCGGCGTGCTGGACCGCCGGCTGTTCAACGTCAACAAGCTGATCGAGTACGGCTACCACGACGCGGCCCGCGAGCGCCTGCCGATGATCGTGGCGTACCCGGACGGGGCAGCCGCCCGGCGGGGTGGTTCGTCGCTGCCCGGTGACGAGATCCGCGTCGACCGTGAACTTCCGGCCATCGAGGGCGCGGCGGTCAGCGCGGCAAAGGACGACCTGGCCGAGGTCTGGACGGAGCTGACCGCCGATCGGGCGGCCGACGCCGGTGAGATCGCCGGGATCGAGCGGATCTGGCTCGACGGCAAGCGTCGGCCGGCGGTGGACCGGGGCGTGCAGCAGATCGGGGCACCTGCGGCGTACGAGGCCGGGTTCACCGGCGCCGGGGTGACCGTGGCGGTCATCGACAGTGGTGTCGATCTGACCCATCCCGACCTGGCCGACGTGGTGACCGAGGCGGTCAGCTTCCTGCCGGAGACCGACGCGGTGGACCGGTTCGGGCACGGCACGCACGTGGCGTCGACGATTGCCGGCAGCGGTGCCGCCTCGGACGGGCGGTACCGGGGGGTCGCCCCGGACGCCACGTTGGTCTCCGCGAAGGTCTGCGAGTACTGGTGCGACGACTCGGCGATCATCGAGGCGATGCACTGGGCCGCCGTGGACAAGCAGGCCGACGTCATCAACATGAGCCTGGGCGGCTCGGACGGGCCGGAGGTCGACCCGTTCGAGGAGGCGGTGAACACGCTCACCGCACAGACCGGGGCGCTCTTCGTGATCTCCGCCGGCAACGAGGGGCCGACCGATCGTACGGTCGGTTCGCCGGGCAGCGCGGACGCGGCGCTTACCGTCGGGGCGGTCGACCGGGACGGTTCCCTCGCCGACTTCTCCAGCCGGGGCGCGCGTGTCGGTGACGACGCGGTGAAGCCCGACATCACCGCGCCCGGGGTCGGGATCGTCGCGGCGAAGGCGGCCGAGGGCGTGATGGGCATCCCGGTCGGCGACCACTACGTCGCCGAGTCCGGTACCTCGATGGCCGCCCCGCACGTCGCGGGGGCGGCGGCGCTGCTCGCCCAGCAGCACCCCGAGTGGGACGCGACCCGGCTCAAGGCCGCCCTGATGGGCTCGGCCAACCCGCGGCCGGGTGACACCGCGTACCAGCAGGGGGCCGGCCTGGTCGACGTGGCGCGGGCCATCGGCCAGCCGGTGACCGCCGATCCGCCGAGCGTGTCGTACGGCCGCACGCTCTGGCCGCACCAGGACGACGAGCCGATCACCCGGACCGTGACGTACCGCAACGACGGGACCGAGGCGCTCACTCTCGACCTGGCCTGGCAGGTCACCGGCCCGGACGGCAAGCCGGCGCCGGAGGGCATGTTCCGCACCGCCGCGTCCCAGGTCACCGTGCCGGCGGGCGGCACCGCCGAGGTGGCGGCCACCGTCGACACCAGCGTCGACGGGGCGGACGGCTACTACAGCGGGCACCTGGTCGCCACCGCCGGCCAGGTCCGCACGGTCGTTCCGGTCGGGGTGCACCGCGAGGTGGAGAGCTACAACCTGACCGTCAACCACCTGGACTCCACAGGTGGGCCGGCCGACGCCTTCTTCACCCTGATCAGCGGCATCGACGTACCGACCGTGGAGGTCGTCTACAGCGCGGTCGACGGCGCCGTCACCGTCCGGGTCCCCACCGGCCGGTACGCCGTGACAAGCGTCATCGACGAGTACGACGACCAGGTGCGCAGCAGTCTGCTGGCCCAACCCGAGCTCAACCTGACCCGGGACGCCACGGTCAGCCTGGACGCCCGCAAGGCCAAGCCGATCAGGGCCACCGTGCCGGACCGCGCCGCCCGGCTGGCCCTGGTCCAGATGGCGATGGTGGTCGAGTTGTCCGACGGGGCGTACGGGCTGATCGGCGTCATGGCCGAGGACTTCACCACCATCCACTCGGCCCAGCTCGGTAGCCAGAAGAACGCGGACCACCTCAGCAGCATGGTGGCGCACCAGTGGGTGCGGCCCGGCGGCGCGGGCGGCCCGCACCTCTATCACCTGGGTGAGGGATTCCCGGGTCGGCTGCCCACCGGGTACCGCAAGGACGTCCGGCGTTCGGAGCTGGCCACCGTGCGGCACGAGTTGCGCGGCGAGCGGGTCGGCAACCACGTCGATCGGGACATGTCCGCGGCGTTCGACGGCGTGTACGGGTCGACCTTCGGCATGCCGGTGCCGGTGAGCGACAGGTGGACCGAGTACCACAGCACCAAGGGAGTCGCCTGGGCCGGCAGCCTCTACTTCGAGCAGCGCGCCGAGGACGAGGAGTACGGGGAGTTCCGGAAGGTGCTCTTCGGCGAGGCCCAGCGGTACCGGGCCGGCCGGTCCTACCAGGACGTGTGGAACGGCGCACCGATCGGGCCGACCCTGCTGCGGACCGGCAGCCCGAGCGGCAGCGCCGCCCGGATCGAGGACGTGATCCTGGTGGACATCCCGATGCACGGTGACGCGGCCGGGCACGGCGGCATCTCCACTGCCGACGCCGAGCGGACCGCGCTCTACCGGGGCGACGAGCTGATCGACGAATGGACCGGCGCGCAGGAGGCCGGCTTCGGCATCTTCGAGGTGCCGGCGCAGCCGGCGGCGTACCGGCTGGAGGCCTCGGCCCGGCGCAGCATCGCTGAGCTGTCCACCGAGGTCGCGCTGACCTGGCGGTTCCGCTCCGCCCGACCCGACGGAGCAGACTGGGCGCTGCTGCCGATGATGGTGGTGCGGTACGCCCCGAAGCTCGACCGCAACTCCGCGGCACCCGCCGGCCGACGCTTCGACATCCCGCTGCGGGTCATCGGCAACGAAGGGGCGTCGGTCACGCCGAAGCGGGTCACCGTGCAGGTCTCGTACGACGACGGCAGGACCTGGCAGCCGGCCAAGGTCAAGGCCGCCGGCAAGAACTGGACCGCGACGGTCCAGCATCCCCGGGGCAACGGCTACGTGTCGCTGCGTACCTCGGTCGCCGACCGGCAGGGCAACACGATCGACCAGACGATCATCCGCGCCTACCGGCTGAAAGGAGGGGCCCCCTTCTAA
- a CDS encoding ABC transporter ATP-binding protein, with translation MSPVVTVSNLTKRYREVTALDGISFSLTENRIYGLLGRNGAGKTTLMQILTAQHFATSGEVTVFGQHPYENEAVLSRISFIKESQTYPSMAVHYVLRAASLVHPGWDDEFAKQLVDDFRLPLRRAVSKLSRGMLSSLGIIIGLASRAPLTFFDEPYLGLDAVARQIFYDRLLADYTEHPRTIVLSTHLIDEVSDLIEHVLLIDRGRLLLDAETEALRGQVLTVSGPVAAVDEFARTGAELHRMLLGGTARATVRGDFGPAEHDRARTLGLTLEASSLQDTVVRLTTATNGAAPATAGATSKEALR, from the coding sequence ATGAGCCCGGTCGTCACCGTCAGCAATCTGACCAAGCGGTACCGGGAGGTCACCGCGCTGGACGGGATCAGTTTCTCGCTCACCGAGAACCGGATCTACGGGCTGCTGGGCCGCAACGGGGCCGGCAAGACCACCCTGATGCAGATCCTCACCGCGCAGCACTTCGCCACCTCCGGCGAGGTCACGGTCTTCGGGCAGCACCCGTACGAGAACGAGGCGGTGCTGTCCCGCATCTCCTTCATCAAGGAGAGCCAGACGTACCCGTCGATGGCCGTGCACTACGTGCTGCGCGCGGCCAGCCTGGTCCACCCGGGCTGGGACGACGAGTTCGCCAAGCAGTTGGTCGACGATTTCCGGCTGCCGCTGCGGCGCGCCGTCAGCAAGCTGTCCCGGGGCATGCTCTCCTCACTCGGCATCATCATCGGGCTGGCCTCCCGGGCCCCGCTCACCTTCTTCGACGAGCCGTACCTCGGCCTGGACGCCGTCGCCCGGCAGATCTTCTACGACCGCCTGCTGGCCGACTACACCGAGCACCCCCGCACGATCGTGCTCTCCACCCACCTCATCGACGAGGTGAGCGACCTGATCGAGCACGTGCTGCTGATCGACCGGGGTCGGCTGCTGCTGGATGCGGAGACGGAGGCGCTGCGCGGTCAGGTACTCACCGTGTCCGGCCCGGTCGCCGCGGTGGACGAGTTCGCACGTACCGGTGCCGAACTACACCGGATGTTGCTCGGCGGAACGGCCCGCGCCACCGTACGCGGCGACTTCGGCCCGGCCGAGCACGACCGCGCCCGCACCCTCGGCCTCACCCTGGAAGCCTCCTCGCTCCAGGACACCGTCGTCCGCCTGACCACCGCGACCAACGGCGCCGCGCCGGCCACCGCCGGGGCGACCAGCAAGGAGGCACTCCGATGA
- a CDS encoding sigma-70 family RNA polymerase sigma factor, which translates to MSLDEADVDLLRRLAPQVLGALVRRHGDFARAEDAVQDALVAAVEQWPRTGVPEHPASWLHTVASRRYIDQVRAEAARIRRERTAHDATPRDALVAPPPDVEAPRDDLLELFLLCCHPALPASAQLALTLRAVGGLTTAEVAAAFLVPEKTMGQRISRAKQRLREAGARFAPAPATERGARLAVVRQVLYLMFNEGYTASSGPALLRPDLTRQALRLARRLHERLPDDGETAGLLALMLLTEARATTRVGPGGELVPLADQDRRRWDRAAIVEGCALLTRSLSTSPPGPYQVQAAIAAVHAEAPSTAATDWPQVLALYELLERLAPNPVATLNRAVAVGMVHGPAAGLDLLAELESGLLAGHHRRHAVRAHLLELAGDRAAAVVAWRQAAELAGSEPERRYLLGRAAAAQ; encoded by the coding sequence CTGAGCCTCGACGAGGCCGACGTCGATCTGCTGCGCCGACTCGCCCCGCAGGTGCTCGGTGCCCTGGTGCGTCGGCACGGTGACTTCGCCCGGGCCGAGGACGCGGTGCAGGACGCCCTGGTGGCCGCCGTCGAGCAGTGGCCCCGGACGGGCGTACCGGAGCATCCGGCGAGCTGGCTGCACACCGTGGCCAGCCGCCGCTACATCGACCAGGTACGCGCCGAGGCCGCCCGGATCCGCCGCGAGCGTACGGCGCACGACGCCACCCCGCGGGACGCGCTTGTCGCGCCGCCGCCCGACGTCGAGGCACCCCGCGACGACCTGCTGGAACTGTTCCTGCTCTGCTGCCATCCGGCGCTGCCCGCGTCGGCACAACTGGCCCTCACCCTGCGCGCGGTGGGCGGGCTGACCACCGCCGAGGTCGCGGCGGCCTTCCTGGTGCCGGAGAAGACCATGGGGCAGCGGATCTCCCGGGCCAAGCAGCGGCTCCGGGAGGCCGGCGCCCGGTTCGCGCCGGCACCGGCGACGGAGCGGGGCGCACGGCTGGCGGTGGTCCGCCAGGTGCTGTACCTGATGTTCAACGAGGGCTACACCGCGAGCAGCGGCCCGGCACTACTCCGGCCCGACCTGACCCGGCAGGCGTTGCGACTGGCTCGCCGGCTGCACGAGCGGTTACCCGACGACGGGGAGACCGCGGGCCTGCTGGCGCTGATGCTGCTGACCGAGGCGCGGGCCACCACCCGGGTCGGCCCGGGCGGCGAGCTGGTTCCGCTGGCCGACCAGGACCGCCGACGGTGGGACCGGGCGGCCATCGTCGAGGGCTGTGCGCTGCTGACCCGAAGCCTGTCCACCTCGCCGCCGGGTCCGTACCAGGTCCAGGCCGCCATCGCGGCGGTGCACGCCGAGGCACCGAGCACGGCGGCGACCGACTGGCCGCAGGTGCTGGCCCTCTACGAGCTGCTGGAGCGGCTGGCCCCCAATCCGGTGGCCACGCTGAACCGGGCGGTGGCGGTCGGCATGGTGCACGGCCCCGCCGCCGGGCTGGACCTGCTGGCCGAACTGGAGTCGGGGTTGCTCGCCGGACACCACCGGCGGCACGCCGTCCGCGCCCACCTGTTGGAGCTGGCCGGTGACCGGGCTGCCGCCGTCGTGGCCTGGCGGCAGGCGGCGGAACTCGCCGGCAGCGAGCCCGAGCGGCGGTACCTGCTGGGCCGAGCCGCCGCAGCACAGTGA